The Lynx canadensis isolate LIC74 chromosome A2, mLynCan4.pri.v2, whole genome shotgun sequence DNA segment agagctcagactcatgaactgtgagatcatgacctgagctgaagtcagacactgagccgactgagccacccaggtgccctggtttctGTACAATTCTGATGGAGGCATCAGATGTCCTGATTTCAACCTATTCTACAAACTTACAGTGATCAAAGCTGTGTGATACTCACATTAaatcagacacatagaccaatggaacagaactgagagcccagaataaaccctcacatatacAATCAACTTGTATTTGACAAAGGAGTCAAGGATActcaaaagagaaaggataatctCTTTAGTAAGCAGTGTTGGAAAAACTATATATCCTCATGCATAAGAATGAGATTGAACCCCTATCTTACATCactcacaaaaaattaactcaaaatggattaatgacTTAAACATAAGTCCTAAAAACCatacaactcctagaagaaaacataggggaaaatctCCTTGACATTAGTCTGGGCAACagttatgacaccaaaaacataagcaacaattgcaaaaataaatgtgtgtctacatcaaactaaaaagcatctgcacaggaAAATGAAAGGCCTACCTATGGAATGAAATACTTATAAATCATCTATCTGATGaggttaatagccaaaatatattttaaaaaacatataactcaatagaaaaaaataaacactgtgatttaaaaatgggcagagaaggggcgcctgcatggctcagtcggttgagcatccgactcttgatttcggttcaggtcatgatctcaccgttgatggcatcaagccctgagttgggctctgcactgacagtgtggagcctccttgggattctctctttctctctcgctctctcgctctctcgctctccctccctccctccctctccctctccctctccctctgcccattccctgcttgttctctctctctctttctcaaaacaaacatttatataaaaataaaaatttagcagaggaactaaatagatattttctaaggaagacatatagttctagcaaatttttggtggagtgttttaggttttctatgtatagtatcacatcatctgcaaatagtgagagtttacttcttccttgctgatttggatgctctTGCCTTcgttttcttgtctgattgctgaggccaggacTTTCAGtactgttaaataacagtggtgacagtggaaattcctgtcttcttcctgaccatagaggacaagctctcagtttttccccacttaagatattagctgtaggtttttacATACAAATGCCCAACAtgttcatgaaaagatgctcagcatcaccaGTCATcacaaaatgcaaatcaaaaccacaataaggtatcacttcacacctgttagaatggctatcaccaaaaagacaagagataacaagtgttggcaaggatatggagaaaagggaagtcaggcccaccattggtgggaatgtaaattggtgtagtcattatgggaaacagtatgatgttcctcaaaaatataaaaatagaactaccatatgatccatcaaccccacttctgggaatatgtCTGAAGAAGATGAAATCACTGTCTCGAAGAGATATGTGCACTCTCATGTTcgttgcagcattgtttacaaatagccaagacatggaaacaacctaagtgtccaacaGCAttagatggataaagaaatgtgattgGCATATGAATGTATACACACACGGGTGTGCATACaaactatggaatattattcatccataaaaaagagggaaatcctgccattgaagacatatggatggacctagagggcattatttgcagtgaaataagtaaaacagacaaaggcaataccatatgatctcacttatatgttgaGTTCAAaatgaaacgaaacaaaacaaaaacctgagccTCAAAATACAGATTGGTGGTCGCCAGAGGTAGGGACgggtggggagtggggtaggTGAAATGGGTgcaggtggtcaaaaggtacaaaactCCAATTATAcatcatggggatgtaatgtaatAAATCGTAGtgcatattttaaagttgctaagagaggaaatcttaaaattttcatcacaagaaagaaatatttgtaactATTTATCATGACCACTACTAACtaattgtggtgatcatttcaaaatatatatacaaatattgaatcattgtgttgtacacctgaaactaatataatgttttatGCCAATTGTACCtcaatcaaaaaattaaagatggaggtgactgggtggttccatcagttgagtgtccaactcttgatttcagctcaggtcatgatcccagggcagTGGGAccaagccccgtgttaggctccacactgagcctggagcctgcttaggattctttctctcctctgcccctccccagctcgcactctctctttttctgtcaaaaaataaaaataaatttaacaaaaaaagaaagaaaaaccataaatatccagccaggggggaaaaaaagtaaaataaaataaaatggtttaaagctgaaaaaaaaagaacttctgcaaaaaagaaaagccataaacagattttttaaatttttttttaatgttcatttattattgaaagagagagagcgtaagcagggtaggagcaaagggtgagggaggcacagaatctgaagtaggctccaggctctgagctgtcagcacagagcccgacatggggctcgaactcacaaaccgcgagatcatgacctgagctgcagttggacgcccaaccaactgagccacacaggtgcccccataaaCAGATATTTAAcagagagtaaaaataaatggttcataaatgtatgaaataatatTCAACCTCATTGATAGGGGAAATgccaaataataaaagaattttatgCCTGCTAGATTATcagtataaatgaaaacatgcagGTGATGATATGCATCACCAGGAAATTTTGGTGAGCTTGTTAAGTGATTCAATCACTTAGGAAAAGTCTTTAGAaatatccaggggtgcctgggtggtgcggTTGGTTaaaaatctgactcttgatttcagctcaggtcatgatctcatggttcatgggatcaagccctgtgttgggctctgcactgaccatatggagcctgcttgggattctctctctttccctctgtctctgccctcccccccccaataaataaacttaaaaaaaagaaatatctaaaggAGAAGaagtatattcatatacataattattccaaatataaaacattcttttctcctccattaaatgtttatgataatattcaggggcacctgtgtggtttaatcagttaaacgtctgacttcagctcaagtcaggtcatgatctcatggtttgtgagttccagcctgtgttgggctctgtgctgacaggtcagagcctggagcctactttggattctgtgtctcccttccttggcctctcccctgctcatgctatgtctctctgtctctgtctctcaaaaataaacatttaaaataaaaaaaaaagtttatgataATACTCAAACTGATTTGAAAAGCAATTttctttatagatgaagacaATACCAACCAAAACATCTTTCAACCTCACAAGAATACCTATCTTGTCACAGACACTTAAtaacagagatgaaaataaattacTGCTAAAATCACTTTGAAAACACAAAGATAGAAAAGGAATCAAGACACAAAAtgcatacattaaaatttaacttttaacttgttcaaaaagaagaaaattgacaaaatggATAGGGATACATATGGGTGATAATAACATTGAATCCCATTGCCCATTTTACAGGGCAAATATGATCAAATACTGACAACTTCATAGGATTCAACCTCATAGAAGAAcatcaaacaaaacaataaatacaaaatgtaataCAGTGCTTGtcactggggagagagagggtaaTGTGGCTGGGACACCATCAAGTGGATTCTTTGTGGCACTATTTCTTCACCTGGGTGAGAGGTATATGTCTTTCACTAggctactgtttttttttaaattataggtacattttatatactattttgtatatattttaacaagAAAACATTAGGAAACATGCTCATATTCCAGATTCTAAATGCATTCTTCCATAGATCCCTTCAATCTGTTACAACCATCTGGACCACAAGGGGAGCCAGACCTAAGAGGAAGCCACCATGTGGAGCAATGAATGAAGACTTATTGTCCAGTTCCTGCATGTTCCTACTTCTGAAGTCCTTACAACGAAACATCTCTTTTGTacagctttatggagatataattaacaaaacTGGGTAAAGTTAAGGTGTACAAGGTGGTGACTTGACATACGTATACACTGAGTACTCATTACCACAAgacagttaattaacatatccttCACCTCAAAAAACTTCATGTTTTGAGCATATTAGAATCAGGGGATCTTTTTCTTATTACAATCAAAGCCTTCCTCACTAATAAAGTTTAATTATCCCCTATCATGTCAAACCACTAAGATAACCTAATAATGCCAATGTATATTTAATGGAACTGAGCTTAGTGGAAGCTGATGTTGACCTCCACAGATACAGTTTCCAGTGACTGGACTGGGTGATCACTGAACTGGGGTAAAAATCTCCACATGTGGCCTCCAAGGAGTTCCAACACTGAAGTTCAATTCTCACAGTATGATTCTGGAATTGGGTAGAATCACCACATCCTCATTTAGATTCTTGCCCTGCCTTATCCACCTTATTCCACTTCTCTTCTGAAAACAAACCTCACAAAATCACTACCACAAGAACCCCTGACTCAGGTTCTTCTTTTGGGGAATCTAACTCAGAAACTGAGATTAGAGATTTGAAATCACTTGCCAAACACAACAGAGCTGgataaaatgcaaattcattCTCCTAATGCACATGGCCATTATGATACCTTGTATTTCTAGAAGAAGTTGATGATGCAAAATTCAGACATTCTGTCTCACCCTATATTTTGGTCGCTTTGACTCATTCCAGAAATCCCAGTCCAATGCCAATGACATGGTCACAGAGAAGGTGTCCTACTTACGAGTTTTCTCAAGGCTCCCTTCATATCcctgttcctcaggctgtagatgaaAGGGTTCATCATTTGAGGGACAACAGTATACATCACTGAAAGCACCGCAGTGTTTCTGGAAGAGTTAGTAAAAGCAGAACTAATGTACACCCCCAAACCTGTCCCATAGAACAAAGACACAACTGACAGGTGAGACCCACACGTAGAAAATGCTTTATACTTTCTGCCCACGGATGGCATCCTCAAAACAGAGGACACTATCTGAGTGTAAGAGAAAATGATTCCACACACAGGGATACCACCGAATAGGCTAGTTGCAAAATATATCAGGATGTTATTGACGAGGGTGTCAGAACAGGCGAGCTTGATGACCTGAACAACttcacagaagaagagagggattTCGACGTCTGTGCAGAAGGTCAGCTGCAACACCATCAGACTGTGCATCAGGGCATCCACAGTGCTAATGCACAAGGAGACTAGAATCAGCAGGCCACAGAAGTGGGAGTTCATGATGACTGTGTACCTCAGTGGGTGACAAATGGCCACATAGCGATCATAGGCCATTGCCGCAAGAAGAAAACTTTCCAAACCACCAAAAGCCAGGACAAAGTAGATCTGGGTGAGGCAGCCTGCATAAGTGATGCTCTGACTCTGTGCCTGGATATTCACCAGCATCTTTGGGATCGTGGTTGTGCTTAAACAGATGTCAGTAAAGGACaggttggagaggaagaagtacatgggggtgtggaggtgggaaTCCGAGCTGACGGCCAGGACGATGAGCAGGTTTCCTAGGATGGTGACCAGGTATATGGacagaaacagaataaagagaaagggctTCAGTTCTGGATCCTCTGTCACTTGCATAAGAAGGAATTCGGAAACTGCTGTTTTGTTGCTGGGTCCCATGTTGTCGATGAATCTGATGGAGAAGGTGGAGTGACAACACAATCACATGTGTGTTTTCTAGACCAGCAGGAGGAGCATCACCAGTGACAGACACTGTCTTAGGATGGGACAGAGACTAACAGAGAGGATTAAGAAGAAGGTGCCGTCTGTATGCATGTGATTCTGTTCCTTTAACAAAACCTGAAGCTGATACACCAGAGTGTCATCCATTGTTAATTCCCACAAGGATCAAGAGGAGGCCAATTCAAATATTGCACTAAatataccatttttattatttgaaacatttggtaattttataaagagaaacaGACTGGGGTCACAGTTAAAGACTGTCTGGATCCCCAGAGACCTCAGAGGCAGGCAACTGAGATAACGTAATTTTGTCAAGAACCAGGAATGGGAAGATAAAGTGACCTTTACCAAACTTCctgcctcccaccaccaccaattGCAAATACTT contains these protein-coding regions:
- the LOC115503438 gene encoding olfactory receptor 7G1-like, coding for MGPSNKTAVSEFLLMQVTEDPELKPFLFILFLSIYLVTILGNLLIVLAVSSDSHLHTPMYFFLSNLSFTDICLSTTTIPKMLVNIQAQSQSITYAGCLTQIYFVLAFGGLESFLLAAMAYDRYVAICHPLRYTVIMNSHFCGLLILVSLCISTVDALMHSLMVLQLTFCTDVEIPLFFCEVVQVIKLACSDTLVNNILIYFATSLFGGIPVCGIIFSYTQIVSSVLRMPSVGRKYKAFSTCGSHLSVVSLFYGTGLGVYISSAFTNSSRNTAVLSVMYTVVPQMMNPFIYSLRNRDMKGALRKLVSRTPSL